The Pedobacter mucosus genome window below encodes:
- a CDS encoding glycosyltransferase family 4 protein, protein MLLLTLNTFGITGGIEKVSRILAKAIHDQPPKSKNLNQKLDVMSLCDSSSDVDLRYCRKKDFKGFSGNKLLFGIMATIHSFKKNTIILSHVNLLLIALIIRLVSPNKRIILLAHGIEVWRDLNRWKIAFLKKNVEIWAVSNFTAEVLNNKHKISKDQIVVLNNCLDPFFNLPAEFIKPNYLLERHQILNGQNIILTISRLSSFESYKGYDYVISALRGLLKTYPNLLYLLAGKSDNVEKARIEKLIKAEHLENHVVLLDFIPDHELTDYFLLADAFIMPSKKEGFGLVFIEAAACGCSIIGGNIDGSSDALLNGELGKLINPENVQEIESSLLTSLAEDKDPLRAKIIQSKCLDHFGYEAYKHKISTLLSA, encoded by the coding sequence ATGCTTTTATTAACACTCAACACTTTCGGAATAACTGGCGGAATAGAAAAAGTAAGTAGAATTCTTGCTAAAGCAATACACGATCAGCCTCCGAAATCAAAAAACCTTAATCAAAAACTCGACGTAATGTCACTCTGCGATTCTTCTTCAGATGTTGATTTAAGGTATTGTAGAAAAAAAGACTTTAAAGGGTTTAGTGGAAATAAACTGCTTTTTGGGATAATGGCAACAATCCATAGTTTTAAAAAAAACACCATCATATTAAGTCATGTCAACCTTTTATTAATCGCATTGATCATTCGTTTGGTATCTCCTAATAAAAGGATAATCTTACTGGCTCATGGAATAGAGGTGTGGAGAGATTTGAATCGATGGAAAATTGCATTTTTAAAAAAGAATGTTGAAATATGGGCGGTTAGTAATTTCACAGCAGAAGTACTAAATAATAAGCATAAAATCAGTAAAGATCAAATTGTAGTGCTCAATAATTGCTTAGACCCATTTTTTAATCTTCCAGCAGAATTTATAAAACCGAATTATTTGTTAGAAAGGCATCAAATTTTAAATGGACAAAATATCATATTAACAATAAGCAGACTTTCATCATTCGAATCATATAAAGGATACGATTATGTGATATCAGCGTTGCGAGGCCTACTTAAGACTTACCCGAACCTATTGTATCTATTAGCTGGGAAATCTGATAACGTTGAAAAAGCCCGCATTGAGAAATTAATTAAGGCGGAACATTTAGAGAATCATGTAGTGTTATTAGATTTTATACCCGATCATGAGCTTACGGATTACTTTTTACTAGCAGATGCCTTCATCATGCCAAGTAAAAAGGAAGGATTTGGATTAGTCTTTATTGAAGCCGCAGCATGTGGATGTTCAATAATAGGTGGAAATATAGATGGCAGTTCTGATGCTTTATTAAATGGCGAACTTGGAAAATTAATTAATCCTGAGAATGTGCAAGAAATTGAATCGTCACTTTTAACTTCACTAGCAGAAGATAAAGATCCTCTAAGAGCTAAGATCATACAAAGTAAATGTCTTGATCACTTTGGTTATGAAGCTTATAAACATAAAATTTCTACTCTATTAAGCGCCTAA
- a CDS encoding UpxY family transcription antiterminator yields the protein MIDHSYKWYPVYTRSRAEKKAHEELNRKNITTYIPLKKVLKQWSDRKKIVEEALIKSYLFVYISSREYAEVLMTNGISRFIYFSGQIASIPEKQIHDLRLLLATEADLEVFDFDIKPGEKVLIKAGPFKGIIAELVSVQNKTRIILRLQNMGFAININTSIAFVEPFGV from the coding sequence ATGATTGATCACAGCTACAAATGGTATCCGGTTTATACGAGGTCGAGGGCTGAAAAAAAAGCTCACGAAGAGCTAAATAGAAAAAATATTACGACCTATATTCCGTTAAAGAAAGTATTGAAACAATGGAGTGATAGAAAGAAAATTGTAGAGGAAGCACTAATTAAATCTTACCTGTTTGTGTATATTTCCTCAAGGGAATATGCAGAGGTTTTAATGACCAACGGCATTTCAAGATTTATTTATTTCTCGGGTCAGATTGCTTCAATTCCGGAAAAGCAAATACACGATTTGAGGTTGTTGCTCGCCACAGAAGCAGATTTAGAGGTATTTGACTTTGATATAAAACCAGGTGAAAAAGTGTTAATTAAAGCTGGGCCATTTAAAGGAATAATAGCTGAATTGGTTTCAGTACAAAATAAAACAAGGATTATTTTAAGGTTACAAAATATGGGTTTTGCAATAAACATTAATACCTCTATCGCATTTGTAGAACCTTTTGGAGTTTGA
- a CDS encoding FkbM family methyltransferase, translating into MGKKLKIFQAIKNRLFGHFPQISYSRSGEDLIITELLGNKMTGFFIDVGAFHPRDYSNTYKFYLNGWTGINIDANQDIITKFDKERPRDINICAGVALEEEDKIFYKFNDDLSMSSFSTAFVENAIATSSLTLNDKIIIKTKKLGQILESCNITKQIDFMSVDVEGLDLDVLKSNNWEKFRPKVIVIEINCGFINIQASEIYKYTAALGYEPVAYTYLNDQVGNLIMLDRE; encoded by the coding sequence ATGGGAAAGAAATTAAAAATATTTCAAGCAATAAAAAACAGGCTTTTCGGTCATTTTCCACAAATTAGCTACTCAAGAAGTGGGGAAGATTTAATCATAACTGAACTATTAGGCAATAAAATGACTGGCTTTTTCATAGATGTAGGCGCCTTCCATCCCAGGGATTATTCTAACACCTACAAGTTTTATCTAAATGGTTGGACGGGGATTAATATAGATGCGAATCAAGATATAATTACAAAATTCGATAAAGAAAGACCAAGGGACATAAATATTTGTGCAGGTGTCGCACTTGAAGAAGAAGACAAAATCTTCTATAAGTTTAATGATGATTTATCGATGAGCAGCTTTTCTACAGCATTTGTTGAAAATGCAATTGCAACAAGTTCATTAACTTTAAATGACAAGATAATAATCAAAACAAAAAAGCTTGGACAAATATTAGAAAGTTGTAATATCACAAAGCAGATTGATTTTATGTCAGTTGATGTAGAAGGCCTAGATTTAGACGTTTTAAAATCAAATAATTGGGAAAAATTCAGGCCGAAAGTGATTGTAATCGAAATAAATTGTGGATTTATAAATATTCAGGCAAGTGAAATATACAAATACACCGCTGCGTTAGGATATGAACCAGTAGCCTATACATATTTAAATGACCAAGTTGGAAACTTAATAATGTTAGATAGAGAGTAG
- a CDS encoding ABC transporter ATP-binding protein produces MSVAIKVENLSKAYHLGQIGTGTISRDLERWYSKMRGKDDPFLRIGESNNQNTKSESDVVWSLKDINFEIEQGDAVGIIGRNGAGKSTLLKILSKVTAPTTGRITGKGRIASLLEVGTGFHPELSGRENIFLNGAILGMRKKEIQRKLEEIVDFAGIERYLDTPVKRYSSGMYVRLAFAVAAHLESEILIVDEVLAVGDAEFQKKCLGKMSEVSKGEGRTVLFVSHNMGSILQLCNRGILLDNGLAKASGDIYEIIEQYVNDAKLPKFESKFKFEDFEIQNIEVSKGETGKDLVVTIPVESNKIFDDFQIALIIKETSGHIYSTLYSGQTLLNFKIIEGSNIVKCTIIKLPLNVGNYQIDLWIKPYKNTEDINLENVATIEVNRGHYYYTDFIANSNIHGKICISNKWERN; encoded by the coding sequence ATGTCTGTTGCTATCAAAGTAGAAAACCTTTCCAAAGCTTATCACCTCGGTCAAATTGGAACGGGCACGATCAGTCGTGATTTGGAACGTTGGTATTCCAAGATGCGGGGCAAAGATGATCCTTTTTTACGTATTGGAGAAAGCAATAACCAAAATACCAAAAGCGAAAGTGATGTGGTTTGGAGTTTGAAAGACATAAATTTTGAAATCGAGCAAGGCGATGCCGTAGGGATTATTGGTAGAAATGGCGCAGGAAAAAGCACATTGTTAAAAATATTAAGTAAAGTCACCGCACCTACTACAGGCAGAATTACTGGAAAAGGCCGAATTGCCAGCTTACTAGAAGTTGGAACAGGTTTTCATCCAGAATTAAGCGGTAGAGAAAACATCTTTTTAAATGGTGCCATATTGGGCATGCGAAAAAAGGAAATACAGCGCAAGCTTGAAGAGATTGTAGATTTTGCTGGAATTGAACGCTATCTAGATACTCCCGTAAAACGTTATTCTTCTGGCATGTACGTTCGTTTGGCTTTTGCAGTAGCGGCACATTTAGAATCAGAGATTTTAATTGTGGATGAAGTGTTGGCTGTTGGTGATGCGGAGTTTCAGAAGAAGTGTTTAGGGAAGATGAGTGAAGTGAGTAAAGGAGAAGGAAGGACAGTGCTGTTTGTGAGCCATAATATGGGGAGTATTCTTCAATTGTGTAATAGAGGTATTCTGCTTGATAATGGATTAGCAAAAGCCAGTGGAGATATTTATGAAATTATAGAGCAATATGTTAATGATGCAAAATTACCAAAATTCGAAAGTAAATTTAAATTCGAAGATTTTGAAATACAGAATATAGAGGTGAGTAAAGGCGAAACTGGTAAAGATTTAGTTGTTACAATTCCAGTAGAATCAAATAAAATCTTTGATGATTTTCAAATTGCACTGATAATCAAAGAAACTTCTGGTCACATTTATTCAACTCTTTACTCTGGGCAAACACTTTTAAACTTCAAAATAATAGAAGGCAGTAACATAGTAAAATGCACCATTATTAAGCTACCTCTTAACGTAGGCAACTATCAAATTGATTTATGGATTAAGCCATACAAAAATACAGAAGATATTAATTTGGAAAATGTTGCAACTATTGAAGTTAATAGAGGTCACTACTATTATACAGACTTTATTGCCAACTCTAATATTCACGGTAAAATTTGCATATCAAATAAATGGGAAAGAAATTAA
- a CDS encoding polysaccharide biosynthesis/export family protein: protein MLYFRCVLCLCFTLFLLSSCSIRKEHALFNAPSDSVTDTIKQVYVVNDQGISDAYYKIKPNDQLAIRNVQNPEFGATGSTNLNGQSYAVTSSNGSGNNVLSYPVEMDGNINLPAIGKVEVSGLTRREAAFKIQDLYKKKLLKDPIIELTIVNLKVTLLGEFSKQGNFLLERDNVSLIDIIGEAGGITKNADPKTLKIIRGDRAHPEIIYVNLNDINSLASKKLILQNEDIIVLQQTKGTALSEKLQSFNNIIQPLLVAVNLAVLIFTVTR from the coding sequence ATGTTGTATTTTAGATGTGTGCTTTGTCTTTGCTTTACTTTATTTCTATTATCCTCTTGTTCCATACGCAAAGAACACGCGTTATTTAATGCCCCTTCAGATAGTGTTACTGATACCATTAAGCAGGTTTATGTTGTAAATGATCAAGGAATTAGTGATGCTTATTATAAAATAAAACCTAATGATCAATTGGCTATTCGTAATGTTCAAAACCCAGAGTTTGGAGCTACTGGAAGTACCAATCTAAATGGTCAGTCTTATGCCGTTACTTCGTCTAATGGGTCTGGAAATAATGTTCTTTCTTATCCCGTAGAAATGGATGGCAACATTAACCTGCCGGCTATAGGCAAGGTTGAAGTTTCGGGCTTAACCAGACGCGAAGCCGCCTTTAAAATCCAAGATCTTTATAAGAAGAAACTGCTTAAAGATCCAATTATCGAACTAACCATTGTAAACCTTAAAGTTACCTTATTGGGTGAGTTTAGTAAACAAGGTAATTTCTTATTGGAAAGAGATAATGTAAGTTTAATTGACATTATTGGTGAAGCTGGGGGAATTACAAAAAATGCCGATCCAAAAACTTTAAAAATTATTCGTGGCGATCGTGCACATCCCGAAATTATATACGTTAATTTAAATGACATTAATAGTTTAGCAAGCAAAAAATTGATTCTTCAAAATGAAGACATCATCGTATTGCAGCAAACAAAAGGAACCGCATTAAGTGAAAAACTACAAAGCTTTAATAATATTATCCAGCCCTTATTAGTTGCAGTAAACTTAGCTGTGCTTATTTTTACAGTAACGAGATAA
- a CDS encoding ABC transporter permease, producing the protein MNDHHHDWIIESKSSLFDLKLSEVWAYRDLLILLVRRDFVSFYKQTILGPLWFFIQPLFTTIIFTFIFGNLAGISTDGLPKPLFYMAGITAWNYFADCLTKTSTVFRDNAGIFGKVYFPRLIMPLSIVLSNLVRFGVQMILFFILFAYYYFSGEHFQPTYIILLFPVVVILMAILGLGTGMIISAMTTKYRDLAFLVGFGVQLLMYATTVIYPLSTALEKYPKYAWVIKYNPMTPIIETFRYGFLGEGSFSWGSLGYATGVTFALLVFGVVIFNKVERNFIDTV; encoded by the coding sequence ATGAATGATCATCATCACGATTGGATAATAGAAAGTAAATCGTCATTATTTGATCTGAAACTTAGCGAAGTTTGGGCTTATCGCGATTTACTTATTCTACTGGTTCGAAGGGATTTTGTATCTTTCTATAAACAAACCATATTAGGACCACTTTGGTTCTTTATACAACCGCTATTTACGACCATCATCTTTACTTTCATTTTCGGAAATTTAGCAGGTATTTCGACTGATGGTTTGCCAAAACCGCTTTTTTACATGGCCGGAATAACAGCCTGGAATTATTTTGCTGATTGTTTAACCAAAACTTCAACGGTATTCAGAGATAATGCAGGTATTTTTGGAAAAGTTTATTTTCCAAGGCTTATTATGCCACTAAGTATTGTATTGAGCAACCTGGTCCGTTTTGGTGTTCAGATGATCTTATTTTTTATTCTCTTTGCCTATTATTACTTCTCTGGCGAGCATTTCCAGCCCACTTATATCATACTTTTATTTCCAGTTGTCGTAATTCTAATGGCCATTTTAGGTTTGGGAACTGGGATGATTATATCTGCCATGACCACGAAATACCGCGATTTAGCGTTTTTAGTAGGTTTTGGCGTTCAACTATTGATGTATGCCACTACTGTAATTTATCCCCTATCAACAGCGCTTGAAAAATATCCGAAATATGCATGGGTTATAAAGTATAATCCCATGACGCCTATTATTGAAACCTTTAGATACGGTTTTTTGGGCGAAGGGAGCTTTAGCTGGGGAAGTTTAGGATACGCAACTGGAGTAACATTTGCTTTATTGGTTTTTGGGGTTGTGATATTTAATAAGGTGGAACGGAATTTTATTGATACGGTTTGA
- the asnB gene encoding asparagine synthase (glutamine-hydrolyzing) translates to MCRIAGMINLNESISRLTINVKSMCEVMKHGGPDDEGFYINDVEKIVFGHRRLALIDTSPAGHQPMFYERDDLVITFNGEIYNYLELKIELEKLGFIFKTKSDTEVILAAYAAWDIKSFNKIKGMFAFALYDKKSESTYLVRDRSGIKPLYYSAIQKQLIFSSEVKAFKKTDISFEENEDWKIYFLAFGHIPEPLTTLANVSMLPKGHYLKWHHIQQSFSIDTYISDEIALPIKDKIAATKQVFSALNTAVKSHLLSDAPIGVFLSGGIDSSILTLLASEIQKEKGIENGLNTLSINFEENKFSEKPYQDLIIEKVKANHSDFTITKSFFDQHFPEALASMDQPTMDGINSWFVNYFAKEKGLKAVLSGVGADELFGGYPSFKRMPLVKLLEKIPEPILKKVSIFEIPIFKRAYYLSYKNTTGKYLFLRGIFTPIEISELLNLSVKKINAVLSTINLSKVPDGLSPQEEASWLEYNLYMQNQLLKDTDVMSMHHGVEVRVPYLDQDLVKLLKNIPSKIRFETTKPKSLLVDAFEHVLPKEIWNRPKMGFTFPFQIWLQKNSYLDTRLHKIENKKTNNLIKKFSKGKIHWSKAMALYIISADNISNNF, encoded by the coding sequence ATGTGCCGCATCGCCGGAATGATAAACCTAAATGAAAGCATATCACGGCTTACTATTAACGTGAAATCCATGTGTGAAGTGATGAAACATGGTGGTCCCGATGATGAAGGGTTTTATATAAATGACGTTGAAAAAATAGTATTTGGGCACCGCAGACTTGCGTTAATTGATACCTCTCCCGCTGGTCATCAGCCTATGTTTTATGAAAGGGATGATTTAGTAATTACCTTTAATGGAGAAATTTATAATTACCTTGAATTAAAAATTGAGCTCGAAAAACTAGGCTTTATTTTCAAAACAAAAAGTGATACAGAAGTGATTCTTGCAGCCTACGCTGCATGGGACATTAAAAGTTTTAATAAAATTAAGGGTATGTTTGCTTTCGCCCTCTATGATAAAAAAAGTGAATCTACTTATTTAGTTCGAGATCGTTCAGGTATTAAGCCTTTATATTATAGTGCAATACAAAAGCAACTAATTTTTTCCTCAGAGGTAAAAGCCTTTAAAAAAACAGACATATCTTTCGAAGAAAATGAAGATTGGAAGATCTACTTTCTAGCATTTGGTCATATTCCAGAGCCATTAACGACGCTTGCTAATGTAAGTATGTTACCCAAAGGGCATTATTTAAAATGGCATCATATTCAGCAATCTTTTTCGATTGACACTTATATAAGTGATGAAATAGCGCTACCTATTAAAGACAAAATTGCCGCTACTAAACAAGTCTTTTCTGCATTGAATACTGCTGTAAAAAGCCACTTATTATCTGATGCGCCAATAGGCGTTTTCTTAAGTGGAGGCATTGATAGCAGTATACTTACGCTGTTAGCTTCAGAGATACAAAAAGAAAAAGGCATTGAAAACGGCTTAAATACATTGTCTATAAACTTTGAGGAAAATAAATTCTCTGAGAAACCCTATCAGGATTTAATTATTGAAAAAGTAAAAGCCAACCACTCAGATTTTACAATCACAAAATCATTTTTCGACCAACATTTCCCAGAAGCATTGGCATCAATGGACCAACCTACAATGGATGGCATAAATTCCTGGTTTGTAAACTATTTCGCCAAAGAAAAAGGCTTAAAAGCTGTGTTATCAGGTGTGGGTGCTGATGAATTATTTGGAGGATATCCATCTTTTAAAAGAATGCCTCTTGTAAAACTGCTAGAGAAAATACCAGAACCAATTTTAAAAAAAGTTTCCATTTTTGAGATACCTATCTTCAAAAGGGCATACTATCTAAGCTATAAAAACACCACAGGTAAATATCTTTTTTTGCGTGGAATCTTCACCCCTATTGAGATCTCTGAACTTTTAAATTTATCCGTAAAAAAAATCAATGCCGTTCTATCCACAATTAATTTGTCAAAAGTACCCGACGGTTTAAGTCCACAAGAAGAGGCAAGTTGGCTAGAATACAATTTGTATATGCAAAATCAGCTGTTAAAAGATACTGATGTAATGAGTATGCATCATGGTGTTGAGGTTAGGGTACCGTATTTAGATCAGGATTTAGTGAAACTACTAAAAAACATTCCAAGTAAAATACGATTTGAAACCACTAAGCCAAAATCTTTGCTTGTAGATGCTTTTGAACATGTTTTGCCAAAAGAAATTTGGAATAGACCAAAAATGGGATTTACTTTCCCTTTTCAAATTTGGTTACAAAAAAATTCCTACCTAGATACTCGCTTACATAAAATAGAGAATAAAAAAACAAACAACCTTATTAAAAAATTTTCGAAAGGTAAAATTCACTGGTCTAAAGCAATGGCCTTATATATCATTTCTGCAGATAACATCTCTAATAATTTTTAA
- a CDS encoding GumC family protein yields MHEKKAVSQSIDFYKIFRVFLSRWYWIAATVTIALCIAWMYLWYTPSIYQTSASLKLEDSSPSVSTGVQIPSQNFNYTDKIQAESFTIRSNEVIANAIKTLEYRISYYLKGRIRTTDLYPNIPFIIEVIKQDSTNFSRSLYEIKAVNSREFQINTTDDEKNKGTYKYGQLISLGNMQFRVNDKLPISSTYQFKFNTIDDFVGRVMGGLNIGEAARFTNVMSLSQTDANPVFAADILNAIMKEYAKYDIIQRRRSAKQTVDFIDNQLGFIDSEAGKSGSTLANFKAQNKIVDMNSSTSMTVGKLADFEKQKINLNIKQLGIKQLEEQITNNRSKVEIGLDLEGEITGGLSALVTQLNTLLANRELKLNQFTTDSQPVKQVEQQISNVKSSIRGNIKSMLENNQQAIRYIDGQISGVNQNISTIPIKEQSFVKLQTNFEVNNKVRSYLSEKKLEAEMNAAAIVPGASIVNPAYPSYFAISPNDSKIYSTAIMFGFAAGFGLILLVRFLNPYIYDKETVEGLTNTPIIGVIRKFPDFIDQDSRQALSLARPKSVFAESVRSVRTNLSFLASHKESKVICITSEISGEGKSFVTVNLASTLALIEKKVILIAADLRKSKLHKAFGNDNRTGLSTILSGQTTAESVIQHDDVHHLDFIPSGPVPPNPSELLHTQAMKDLLKKLEVEYDYVLIDTAPVGLVSDAIPLIRTADINLFVIRSGVSQYRAAAIPERISREYGLSNLAIILNAFGDDALYSNYYTTDYSRGGGNSTYYYSDYSGYSGSGYYEDENRKWWMFWKKK; encoded by the coding sequence TTGCACGAAAAAAAAGCAGTAAGCCAGAGTATTGATTTCTATAAAATATTCAGGGTATTTTTAAGTCGCTGGTATTGGATAGCTGCAACCGTAACCATTGCCTTATGCATTGCCTGGATGTATCTATGGTATACGCCATCAATATATCAAACAAGTGCATCACTTAAATTGGAAGATAGCAGCCCCAGTGTAAGTACTGGTGTACAGATTCCATCGCAAAATTTTAATTACACCGATAAAATACAGGCGGAGAGTTTTACGATCCGCAGCAATGAAGTTATTGCAAATGCCATTAAGACTTTAGAATATAGAATAAGTTATTACTTAAAAGGGCGCATTAGGACAACAGATCTTTACCCCAACATACCTTTCATTATTGAAGTTATTAAGCAGGATAGCACCAATTTTAGTCGCTCTTTGTATGAAATAAAAGCGGTAAATAGCCGCGAATTTCAAATCAATACCACGGATGATGAAAAAAATAAAGGCACTTATAAATATGGGCAACTGATAAGCCTAGGTAATATGCAATTTCGAGTAAATGATAAACTACCGATTAGCAGCACCTACCAATTCAAATTTAATACTATAGACGATTTTGTAGGCCGGGTAATGGGTGGCTTAAATATAGGAGAAGCTGCTCGTTTTACAAACGTGATGAGTTTAAGTCAAACAGATGCAAACCCCGTTTTTGCTGCAGACATTCTTAATGCGATTATGAAGGAGTATGCTAAATACGATATCATTCAAAGAAGAAGATCAGCAAAACAAACTGTAGATTTTATCGACAATCAGTTGGGTTTTATTGATAGTGAAGCCGGGAAATCGGGCAGTACTCTTGCTAATTTTAAAGCACAAAATAAAATTGTTGATATGAATTCTTCTACTTCTATGACAGTTGGAAAGCTGGCAGATTTTGAGAAGCAGAAAATAAATTTAAACATTAAACAACTTGGTATAAAACAATTAGAAGAGCAAATAACCAATAATCGATCGAAGGTTGAAATTGGCCTCGATCTGGAAGGTGAAATCACCGGCGGACTTAGTGCTTTAGTTACTCAATTAAATACCTTACTCGCAAACAGAGAGCTGAAGTTGAATCAATTTACTACTGATTCACAGCCCGTAAAGCAGGTTGAACAACAAATTTCAAATGTAAAAAGCAGTATTAGGGGAAATATCAAAAGCATGTTGGAAAATAACCAACAAGCAATTAGATATATAGATGGGCAGATATCAGGCGTAAATCAAAACATTAGCACTATACCCATTAAGGAGCAAAGTTTTGTTAAATTACAAACGAATTTTGAAGTAAATAATAAGGTTAGGTCTTACCTATCAGAAAAGAAATTAGAGGCTGAAATGAATGCTGCAGCTATTGTACCAGGTGCATCAATTGTTAATCCGGCCTACCCATCTTATTTTGCAATTTCTCCTAATGATAGTAAAATTTACAGCACCGCTATTATGTTTGGTTTTGCAGCGGGCTTCGGGTTAATCCTTTTGGTTCGATTTTTAAACCCGTATATCTATGATAAAGAAACTGTTGAAGGCTTAACAAATACACCAATTATTGGTGTAATTCGGAAATTCCCGGATTTTATTGATCAAGATAGTAGGCAGGCGCTATCACTCGCCAGGCCAAAATCGGTATTTGCAGAATCCGTTCGTTCGGTGCGCACTAACCTTAGCTTTCTGGCTAGCCATAAAGAAAGTAAAGTGATTTGTATCACCTCAGAGATTTCAGGAGAAGGCAAATCTTTTGTTACGGTAAACCTGGCAAGTACATTGGCTTTAATAGAAAAAAAAGTAATTCTTATTGCTGCTGATTTACGGAAATCAAAACTGCATAAAGCCTTTGGCAATGATAACAGAACCGGGCTTAGCACGATCCTTTCCGGACAAACCACTGCTGAAAGTGTAATTCAGCATGATGATGTTCATCACCTCGATTTTATACCATCCGGTCCAGTTCCGCCAAATCCTTCAGAGTTATTGCATACCCAGGCAATGAAAGATTTATTGAAGAAACTGGAAGTGGAATATGATTATGTACTTATTGATACGGCGCCTGTAGGTTTGGTATCGGATGCAATTCCACTCATTCGGACTGCCGACATTAACTTATTTGTAATCCGTTCGGGTGTATCTCAATACAGAGCCGCAGCTATTCCCGAACGCATTTCAAGAGAGTATGGCCTCAGCAATTTAGCTATTATTTTAAATGCCTTTGGTGATGACGCCTTATATTCGAACTATTACACAACTGATTATTCCAGAGGCGGTGGTAATAGCACTTATTACTATTCCGATTATTCTGGATATTCAGGATCAGGGTATTATGAAGATGAAAATAGAAAGTGGTGGATGTTTTGGAAGAAAAAATAA